One window of Longimicrobiaceae bacterium genomic DNA carries:
- a CDS encoding amidohydrolase: MNRTSLLAAGLAALAACAPTVGPTSAGEPSPRPALATYAADMVLRNGKIFLADDAGTIAQAVALRDGKVVAVGSDADVAPLVGLRTQVTDLGGRFVTPGFNDAHLHFAPGGASLLDVQLLGATSLDTIAARVKAAADSARPGEWIQGRGWDQTRLPASQLTAVGWPTREVLDRAAPHNPVLLGRVDGHTAWANAEALRLAGITRTTPNPSGGEIVRDPATGEATGILKESAAGLVERVVPAPSAAQVRRAVNAALDLAARTGVTSVQSEVDPTSLQVYREMEHQGSLTVRIYGWLPLTMESIRGFRTLGESAPFGDDWLRIGMLKGYTDGTLGSRTAYMLEPFSDDPSTRGLPQYRDSQLDSLVAAADAAGLQVILHAIGDAANRQALNAFERAARANGTSGRRHRIEHAQVLDRADIPRFRQLGVIASMQPTHATSDMRWVETRIGHERAVEGAYAWRSLLNAGARVIFGTDFAVEPMNPMEGIYSAVTRQSREAPGTPAGGWLPEQKLTRVEAIRLYTAAPAYGEFQEARKGTLQRGMLADLVVWDADLLTIPEADILKAHPWMTVVNGQVVYHQ; this comes from the coding sequence ATGAACCGAACGTCCCTTCTCGCCGCCGGGCTGGCGGCGCTCGCGGCCTGCGCGCCCACGGTCGGCCCCACGTCGGCCGGCGAGCCGAGCCCGCGCCCGGCGCTCGCCACCTACGCGGCCGACATGGTGCTGCGCAACGGCAAGATCTTCCTGGCGGACGACGCGGGCACCATCGCGCAGGCGGTGGCGCTGCGCGACGGCAAGGTGGTCGCCGTGGGCAGCGACGCCGACGTGGCGCCGCTGGTGGGCCTGCGCACGCAGGTGACCGACCTGGGCGGGCGCTTCGTGACGCCGGGCTTCAACGACGCGCACCTGCACTTCGCGCCCGGCGGGGCGTCGCTGCTGGACGTGCAGCTGCTGGGCGCGACCTCGCTGGACACCATCGCGGCACGGGTGAAGGCGGCGGCAGACAGCGCCCGGCCCGGCGAGTGGATCCAGGGCCGCGGCTGGGACCAGACGCGGCTGCCGGCCTCGCAGCTCACGGCGGTGGGCTGGCCCACGCGCGAGGTGCTGGACCGAGCGGCACCGCACAACCCGGTGCTGCTGGGGCGCGTAGACGGCCACACCGCCTGGGCGAACGCCGAGGCGCTGCGCCTGGCCGGCATCACCCGCACCACGCCCAACCCGTCCGGCGGCGAGATCGTGCGCGACCCCGCCACCGGCGAGGCGACGGGCATCCTCAAGGAGAGCGCGGCCGGGCTGGTGGAGCGCGTGGTCCCGGCACCCAGCGCGGCGCAGGTGCGGCGTGCCGTGAACGCCGCGCTCGACCTGGCGGCGCGCACCGGCGTGACCAGCGTGCAGAGCGAGGTGGACCCCACGTCGCTCCAGGTCTACCGGGAGATGGAGCACCAGGGCTCGCTCACCGTGCGCATCTACGGCTGGCTGCCGCTCACGATGGAGAGCATCCGCGGCTTCCGCACGCTGGGCGAGTCCGCGCCGTTCGGCGACGACTGGCTGCGCATCGGGATGCTGAAGGGCTACACCGACGGTACGCTGGGCTCGCGCACGGCGTACATGCTGGAGCCGTTCAGCGACGACCCGTCCACCCGCGGCCTGCCGCAGTACCGCGACTCGCAGCTCGACTCGCTGGTGGCGGCGGCCGACGCGGCGGGGCTCCAGGTGATCCTGCACGCCATCGGCGACGCGGCGAACCGGCAGGCGCTGAACGCGTTCGAGCGGGCGGCGCGCGCGAACGGCACCAGCGGCCGGCGCCACCGCATCGAGCACGCGCAGGTGCTGGACCGGGCGGATATCCCCCGCTTCCGGCAGCTCGGCGTGATCGCGAGCATGCAGCCCACGCACGCCACCAGCGACATGCGGTGGGTGGAGACGCGCATCGGTCACGAGCGCGCCGTGGAGGGCGCGTACGCATGGCGGTCGCTGCTGAACGCGGGCGCCAGGGTCATCTTCGGCACCGACTTCGCCGTGGAGCCCATGAACCCGATGGAGGGCATCTACTCCGCCGTCACCCGGCAGAGCCGCGAGGCGCCGGGCACACCCGCGGGCGGCTGGCTGCCGGAGCAGAAGCTGACGCGCGTGGAGGCGATCCGCCTCTACACCGCCGCGCCGGCCTACGGCGAGTTCCAGGAGGCGCGGAAGGGCACGCTCCAGCGCGGCATGCTTGCCGACC